In Nymphaea colorata isolate Beijing-Zhang1983 unplaced genomic scaffold, ASM883128v2 scaffold0361, whole genome shotgun sequence, the following proteins share a genomic window:
- the LOC116244883 gene encoding LOW QUALITY PROTEIN: uncharacterized protein LOC116244883 (The sequence of the model RefSeq protein was modified relative to this genomic sequence to represent the inferred CDS: inserted 1 base in 1 codon; substituted 1 base at 1 genomic stop codon), whose protein sequence is MDKEVPENANEHCPGANSSAAGKESACKGCPNQSVCASGTLEVNPAIAVIADKLKSIKHKILVLSGKGGVGKSTVATQLALLLSQKHEVGLLDVDICGPSVPTMLGLVGQEVHQSNAGWSPVFAGDLAVMSIGFLLGNQNDAVIWRGPRKNGLIQQFLQEVNWGDLDYLIIDSTLANNAAPPGTSDEHLSLXQFLKCGXNDGAIVVTTPQEVALADVRKELSFCVKTGIPIIGVVENMSGFVCPNCKCQADLFSASSGGATKMCEEFKSLNLISYDVLQNEGDTDVGCDSKIKSGISHPQMRETFTSDCLAHGIEDVSVGEGSIRQLLHLLQLGLGVIEWQTAEGGEES, encoded by the exons ATGGATAAGGAAGTACCTGAGAACGCCAATGAGCACTGCCCTGGCGCGAATTCTTCAGCAGCCGGTAAAGAGTCTGCCTGCAAGGGATGCCCCAATCAATCCGTTTGCGCCTCTGGAACACTCGAAGTCAATCCTGCCATCGCAGTAATTGCCGACAAGCTAAAATCTATCAAGCATAAGATCCTGGTGCTTTCTGGCAAGGGAGGAGTAGGCAAAAGCACAGTAGCCACCCAATTAGCGCTTCTGCTTTCCCAAAAGCACGAGGTGGGACTTCTTGATGTGGACATATGTGGTCCTAGTGTGCCCACTATGCTCGGCCTGGTCGGCCAGGAAGTCCATCAAAGCAACGCAGGATGGTCCCCCGTCTTCGCTGGCGACCTTGCAGTCATGTCCATCGGTTTCCTCCTCGGCAATCAAAACGATGCAGTCATCTGGCGTGGTCCCCGCAAGAACGGCCTCATCCAGCAGTTCCTGCAGGAAGTCAACTGGGGCGACCTTGACTACCTCATCATCGACAGTACACTCGCTAATAACGCAGCTCCTCCGGGAACCTCAGACGAGCACCTCTCCT TGCAATTTTTGAAGTGCGGATAAAACGACGGGGCGATTGTTGTTACAACTCCTCAGGAAGTGGCCTTGGCTGACGTCAGGAAGGAGCTGAGCTTCTGCGTTAAGACCGGCATTCCTATCATCGGTGTGGTGGAAAATATGAGTGGCTTCGTATGCCCTAATTGCAAATGCCAGGCAGATCTCTTCTCAGCTTCATCTGGAGGAGCTACCAAGATGTGCGAGGAGTTTAAAT CGCTTAACCTCATCAGTTATGATGTCCTGCAGAATGAGGGTGATACAGACGTGGGGTGCGATTCGAAGATAAAAAGTGGGATATCCCACCCACAGATGCGTGAAACCTTCACGAGCGACTGTCTTGCCCATGGCATCGAAGATGTTTCTGTAGGGGAAGGTTCCATCAGGCAACTTCTTCATCTTTTGCAGCTTGGTCTTGGCGTTATCGAATGGCAGACTGCAGAAGGAGGAGAGGAATCCTGA
- the LOC116244887 gene encoding LOW QUALITY PROTEIN: uncharacterized protein LOC116244887 (The sequence of the model RefSeq protein was modified relative to this genomic sequence to represent the inferred CDS: inserted 3 bases in 3 codons; deleted 2 bases in 1 codon; substituted 5 bases at 5 genomic stop codons), with amino-acid sequence MAELLRRQIDAFDTYDQQDLRMRYESEAFVLRKRRMHASSFHGTLKEYQIKGLRWLNNLFEQGINGILADEMGLGKTIQAIALLSHISETKGIWGPFLVVAPNSTLYNWQQXFKKFCPTLKVLPYWGNIKQRKTIRKFFSSKKFTEKADSPFHXVITSYQLTVTDXKTFKRLKWXFMILDEAQAIKNILSQRWNTLKEFQSRNRLLLTGTPIQNNMAELWALLNFVMPDLFDSHXLFNEWFSKDIEAHSQDQKELDQIKIQRLHAILKPFMLRRIKKDVEHEIGKKYEHQMLCEMTKRQKILYESIKXKLNVKELFKMFESKAKVENLMNLVMQLRKXCNHPELFERRPARSPFSFQELYYYTGYIPIRAGEIKLLSSNAKNPIPLSLPKLLYDDLIDPFPGILSGCKSLTYIQVIDFGNLIADSSKLRELDRILKEKKKNGDKVLIFCQMTKMIDILXDFMNLRKYTFFRLDGASNIADRRDMVNDFQKPSSKVFVFLLSTRAGNCLSIGGLGVTLTAANTVIFYDNDWNPTMDAQATDRAHRIGQSRDVNVYQLVTKGTIEERIVKRAQQKKTVQSTVYEGASFNFFKKDMIIELMVDEFHPKEQEVAHNIDDLKISILAELDRIYKRYMERYATLKAEIVQIKKMKEEIEMDLNRRATSIPSYSPKKDTSEFSKHTPTSNANIMHEEPILKEVYEESPYNVPSFNPNPHNLYADRRQPQPAVSKLEDFKVVRVSAEAQSVGVEWGETLALEPYHALKSVGEDIVLCCLEITRNVMAVGSKDGQINVYEISSGQRLANLRGHKASICRLALIHHGGKKFLASGSDHGCSSIVLWDTSSWNMRMRIEGHRAAVTAIVDLQDGRGLASGSYDKTINVYSMANEGKLAYNLPANKTSVTALLLNSNASKMISCGLDDTLSIWQLIRGSSGVVETMFL; translated from the exons ATGGCGGAACTCCTACGCAGGCAGATCGACGCATTTGATACCTATGATCAACAAGATCTGAGGATGCGTTACGAATCTGAGGCCTTTGTACTGCGCAAGCGCAGGAT GCACGCCTCCTCTTTCCATGGAACGCTTAAAGAATATCAAATAAAAGGTCTCCGATGGCTCAACAATCTCTTTGAGCAAGGCATCAACGGTATTCTGGCTGATGAAATGGGTCTTGGTAAAACAATCCAAGCAATTGCTCTGCTCAGCCACATATCTGAAACTAAGGGCATTTGGGGTCCCTTCCTTGTGGTGGCTCCAAACAGTACTCTTTATAACTGGCAGCAATAATTCAAGAAATTTTGTCCAACCTTGAAGGTTTTGCCATACTGGGGAAACATCAAGCAGAGAAAGACTATTCGCAAGTTTTTCTCCTCCAAGAAGTTCACGGAGAAAGCAGATTCTCCATTCC GTGTGATCACTTCTTATCAATTGACAGTGACCGATTAGAAGACTTTCAAAAGGCTCAAGT CATTCATGATCCTCGATGAGGCTCAAGCCATCAAGAACATTCTGTCGCAGAGGTGGAACACACTCAAAGAGTTTCAGTCCAGAAACCGTCTCTTGCTCACTGGTACGCCCATCCAAAATAACATGGCAGAGTTGTGGGCGTTGCTCAACTTTGTCATGCCTGACCTCTTCGACTCGCATTAACTTTTTAATGAGTGGTTTTCTAAGGACATTGAGGCACACAGTCAGGATCAAAAGGAGCTGGACCAGATCAAGATCCAACGTCTTCACGCTATCTTGAAGCCTTTCATGTTACGGCGTATCAAAAAAGACGTGGAGCATGAAATCGGTAAGAAGTATGAGCACCAGATGCTTTGTGAGATGACCAAACGGCAGAAGATTCTGTATGAGTCTATCAAATAGAAGCTCAACGTTAAGGAGCTATTCAAGATGTTCGAGAGCAAGGCCAAGGTGGAAAACCTCATGAACTTAGTCATGCAGCTGAGAA TCTGCAACCACCCTGAACTTTTCGAGCGTAGGCCTGCTCGTTCCCCCTTCTCCTTCCAGGAACTCTATTATTACACTGGCTACATCCCCATTCGCGCAGGAGAAATCAAACTGCTTTCTTCAAATGCTAAGAATCCCATTCCTCTTTCCCTTCCTAAGCTGCTCTACGATGACCTTAT AGATCCCTTCCCTGGCATTTTAAGTGGATGCAAATCACTAACTTACATCCAAGTAATAGACTTTGGCAATCTTATTGCAGACTCATCCAAACTTCGTGAGTTAGATCGCATtctaaaggagaaaaagaagaatggtGATAAAGTGCTCATCTTTTGTCAAATGACCAAGATGATTGATATCCTTTAGGACTTCATGAATCTAAGAAAATACACCTTCTTCAGACTTGATGGCGCCTCCAACATAGCAGACAGAAGAGATATGGTCAACGATTTCCAAAAGCCATCATCAAAGGTTTTTGTCTTCTTGCTTTCCACAAGAGCAGGTAATTGTCTTTCTATT GGTGGTTTGGGAGTAACACTGACAGCAGCCAATACAGTCATCTTCTATGATAACGATTGGAATCCAACCATGGACGCTCAAGCCACTGACCGTGCTCATCGTATCGGTCAAAGCAGAGATGTCAACGTCTATCAGCTAGTGACAAAGGGAACCATTGAGGAGCGTATAGTGAAGCGAGCCCAGCAGAAAAAGACAGTTCAGAGCACAGTCTATGAAGGCGCTTCCTTCAACTTCTTCAAAAAAGATATGATAATAGAGCTGATGGTGGATGAGTTCCATCCGAAGGAGCAG GAGGTCGCACATAATATCGACGACCTGAAGATATCCATTCTGGCGGAGCTCGACCGCATATACAAACGCTACATGGAGCGCTACGCCACCCTAAAGGCCGAAATCGTGCAGATAAAGAAGATGAAAGAGGAAATCGAGATGGACCTCAACCGCAGAGCCACCAGCATTCCGTCCTACAGTCCCAAAAAAGACACTTCTGAGTTCTCCAAGCATACTCCTACCTCCAACGCCAACATCATGC ATGAAGAACCAATCCTCAAAGAAGTCTATGAAGAATCACCATATAATGTTCCTTCATTTAATCCCAATCCTCATAACCTCTATGCTGACCGTCGCCAACCGCAACCAGCAGTGTCTAAGCTTGAAGATTTTAAGGTTGTCCGAGTGTCAGCGGAGGCACAAAGCGTGGGTGTGGAATGGGGAGAAACATTGGCTTTGGAACCATACCATGCTCTTAAAAGCGTAGGAGAAGATATTGTTTTATGCTGCTTAGAGATTACTCGCAATGTTATGGCAGTGGGTAGCAAGGATGGTCAAATCAATGTGTATGAAATCTCTTCAGGACAGCGTTTAGCTAACTTACGGGGTCACAAAGCCAGTATCTGCCGTTTGGCTCTTATTCATCATGGAGGCAAAAAGTTCCTCGCCTCAGGTAGCGATCATGGCTGCAGTTCGATTGTGCTATGGGACACTTCAAGCTGGAACATGAGGATGCGTATTGAAGGCCACCGAGCAGCAGTAACTGCAATAGTTGATTTGCAGGATGGAAGAGGCCTGGCATCTGGCAGCTACGACAAAACAATCAACGTTTACAGTATGGCTAATGAGGGAAAGTTGGCTTACAACCTACCCGCTAACAAGACATCAGTGACTGCTCTTCTGCTCAACTCAAACGCTAGCAAAATGATATCTTGCGGATTGGATGACACCCTTAGCATCTGGCAGCTGATTCGCGGTAGTTCGGGAGTGGTGGAGACTATGTTCCTCTAA
- the LOC116244886 gene encoding uncharacterized protein LOC116244886 — MTRWEFNINLIINPIVYKELMNKQVLIASLLSIAILAVYYTANESKVDAFEEWKGQYGTHWAPEEEAYRRLIFEKNLVLINKHNADATQTYKMGVNQFTIYTTEEFSARFLTPMLKVGEINANNDYEVIGDVDWTGQGKVTPVKNQGQCGSCWAFSAIGVLESWFLFKGQNTNLSEQQLVDCSRPQGNQGCNGGWPSSALNYIKANGITSESAYPYVARDQACKAQGGAWKISGFSSFSGCNGLSSQINNSPVSVTVDATNWSPYRSGVFSNCGSGINHAVLLVGVVGGAWKIKNSWGTGWGESGYIRLATGNTCGVCAYAGVVPN, encoded by the coding sequence ATGACTCGGTGGGAGTTCAACATAAATCTGATCATAAATCCTATCGTGTATAAAGAATTAATGAACAAACAGGTTTTGATTGCATCTCTGTTGTCAATTGCTATCCTGGCCGTGTACTACACTGCCAACGAGAGCAAGGTGGACGCCTTCGAGGAGTGGAAGGGACAGTACGGCACCCACTGGGCCCCCGAAGAGGAAGCATACAGGAGACTCATCTTCGAGAAGAACCTCGTCCTCATCAACAAGCACAACGCCGATGCCACCCAGACCTACAAGATGGGCGTCAACCAGTTCACCATCTACACCACCGAAGAGTTCTCCGCCAGATTCCTCACCCCCATGCTCAAGGTCGGAGAGATCAATGCCAACAACGACTACGAAGTCATTGGAGACGTTGACTGGACCGGCCAAGGAAAGGTTACCCCCGTCAAGAACCAAGGACAGTGCGGCTCATGCTGGGCTTTCTCTGCCATCGGAGTTTTGGAGTCATGGTTCCTCTTCAAGGGACAGAACACCAACCTTTCTGAGCAACAGCTCGTCGACTGCTCCAGACCTCAGGGCAACCAAGGCTGCAACGGTGGATGGCCATCATCTGCCCTCAACTACATCAAGGCCAACGGTATCACCTCCGAGTCTGCCTACCCCTATGTTGCCAGAGATCAGGCTTGCAAGGCCCAGGGTGGTGCTTGGAAGATCAGCGGATTCTCCAGCTTCAGCGGATGCAACGGCCTTTCATCCCAGATCAACAACTCCCCCGTCTCCGTCACTGTTGATGCCACCAACTGGTCTCCCTACAGATCCGGAGTCTTCAGCAACTGTGGTTCTGGCATCAACCACGCTGTCCTCTTGGTCGGTGTCGTCGGTGGAGCCTGGAAGATCAAGAACTCCTGGGGAACTGGATGGGGAGAGTCAGGATACATCAGACTTGCTACCGGAAACACCTGCGGTGTCTGCGCCTATGCCGGTGTCGTCCCCAACTGA
- the LOC116244884 gene encoding mitochondrial dicarboxylate/tricarboxylate transporter DTC, which translates to MIATSSDIFKKEGVRGFYRGLDSALVRQIFYTTTRMGIYKTISEEKGYCASIAGFIGALFANPADLALVRMQADNQLPVAERRNYKNVFDAFRQIAKEDGVAGLWRGARLQSLEQSCSTWQCLPVTTKLRKKCSIILEQSRKH; encoded by the exons ATGATAGCCACCT CTAGCGACATCTTCAAGAAGGAAGGAGTTCGTGGATTCTATCGCGGACTTGACTCCGCCCTCGTCAGGCAAATCTTCTACACCACCACCCGTATGGGCATCTACAAGACCATCTCCGAAGAA AAGGGATACTGTGCCAGCATTGCCGGCTTCATCGGCGCCCTCTTCGCCAATCCCGCAGACCTGGCTCTCGTCCGCATGCAAGCCGATAACCAACTGCCAGTCGCAGAGCGCAGAAACTACAAAAACGTCTTCGATGCCTTTAGACAAATCGCAAAGGAGGACGGAGTGGCAGGACTATGGAGAGGTGCACGCCTACAGTCATTAGAGCAGTCGTGCTCAACCTGGCAATGCTTGCCAGTTACGACGAAGCTAAGGAAAAAGTGCTCGATTATCTTGGAACAAAGCAGGAAACATTAG
- the LOC116244885 gene encoding LOW QUALITY PROTEIN: uncharacterized protein LOC116244885 (The sequence of the model RefSeq protein was modified relative to this genomic sequence to represent the inferred CDS: deleted 6 bases in 3 codons; substituted 1 base at 1 genomic stop codon) gives MFISNLARNAFLTRRLAPSFSVAGEATFLEMVSEYFDKAGEAAGIPKDRLNFLKSPDYSLKFNIPFRTGTTGDSDAGLIEVVEAYRVQHKTHRLPTKGGTRYASSINLQEVEALSCLMTIKNTIAGLPYGGAKGGIKIDPRSLSKAEIERVTRNYTTALCKKSSLGPAVDVPGPDIGTGEREMTLIKDQYHHLYGTRDINYAGVTTGKSIVHHGIRGREEATGLGVFYSTKQILNNDDQLKKLGVTKGLKGKRFIVQGFGNVGYWASKFFVEEGAILIGVAEADGSFTCEDGINPDDLWRYKREKKGTKGYLHAAGLNGKEFINEEAIYETWYIFCHSDIFIPAAFEQSINVNNADKFKCKLIVEAANGPTTRKGEDILLRKGVSFLPDVLCNGGGVTVSYFEWLKNIEHVRWGRLLRKVKMNQLWEEKSKKNFLEVIEKATRIDHNKFVQAEKSLLEGAKEKDIVYGGLEXVMSTATNEVLEVAEAKNLDLRTAAYVLAINKLNDYYTTRGIDI, from the exons ATGTTCATCTCCAACTTGGCCAGGAACGCCTTCCTCACCCGCCGTCTCGCCCCCAGTTTCAGCGTGGCTGGAGAGGCCACCTTCCTCGAAATGGTCTCCGAGTACTTCGACAAGGCTGGTGAGGCTGCTGGCATTCCCAAGGATCGTCTCAACTTCCTCAAGAGTCCCGACTACTCACTTAAATTCAACATTCCCTTCCGCACGGGTACTACTGGAGATAGT GACGCTGGCCTCATCGAGGTGGTGGAAGCATACCGAGTGCAGCACAAAACCCACAGATTACCCACCAAGGGTGGAACGCGTTATGCCAGCAGCATCAACCTTCAAGAGGTGGAAGCACTCTCCTGCCTCATGACCATCAAGAATACCATCGCTGGGCTCCCCTACGGTGGTGCCAAGGGTGGAATCAAGATCGACCCACgctctctctctaaggctgaAATTGAACGCGTCACTAGAAACTACACCACAGCCCTATGCAAGAAGTCTAGTCTTGGTCCTGCTGTCGACGTTCCGGGACCTGATATCGGTACTGGTGAGCGTGAGATGACTTTGATCAAGGACCAATATCACCACCTTTACGGCACCCGTGACATCAACTACGCAGGTGTGACTACTGGAAAGAGTATTGTCCACCACGGTATCAGAGGAAGAGAGGAGGCGACTGGTTTGGGTGTCTTCTACTCGACCAAGCAGATCCTCAACAATGATGATCAACTCAAGAAGCTCGGAGTCACCAAGGGACTCAAGGGAAAACGCTTCATTGTCCAGGGTTTCGGTAACGTCGGATACTGGGCTAGCAAGTTCTTTGTTGAGGAAGGAGCCATCCTCATCGGAGTCGCTGAAGCCGACGGCAGTTTCACCTGCGAAGACGGAATTAACCCCGACGACCTCTGGAGATACAAGCGCGAGAAGAAGGGAACCAAGGGATACCTTCACGCTGCTGGACTCAATGGAAAGGAATTCATCAACGAGGAAGCCATCTATGAGACTTGGTACATTTTTTGCCAC AGCGATATCTTCATCCCCGCTGCTTTCGAACAGTCCATCAACGTCAACAACGCCGACAAGTTCAAGTGCAAGCTGATCGTCGAGGCTGCCAACGGCCCAACCACTCGCAAGGGTGAGGACATCCTCCTCAGGAAGGGCGTCAGCTTCCTCCCCGATGTCCTCTGCAATGGCGGTGGTGTCACTGTCAGCTACTTCGAATGGCTCAAGAACATCGAGCACGTCAGATGGGGTCGTCTGCTCCGCAAGGTAAAGATGAATCAACTC TGGGAGGAAAAATCTAAGAAGAACTTCCTAGAGGTCATCGAAAAGGCCACCAGAATCGACCACAACAAGTTCGTGCAAGCTGAAAAATCCCTGCTTGAGGGTGCCAAGGAGAAGGATATCGTCTACGGAGGTCTTGAGTAGGTGATGTCTACTGCTACTAACGAGGTTTTGGAAGTGGCTGAAGCTAAAAACTTGGACTTGCGTACTGCTGCCTACGTGCTAGCCATTAACAAGCTGAACGACTATTATACCACCAGGGGCATTGATATCTGA